A genomic window from Brassica oleracea var. oleracea cultivar TO1000 chromosome C8, BOL, whole genome shotgun sequence includes:
- the LOC106308937 gene encoding uncharacterized protein LOC106308937, producing the protein MWHLWKARNALVFEKTKYDPASIASRAKEDAEVWFSVNHSTHISTMDTRELTHSASWKRPEQGTVKCNIGASWSEGSSSSGAAWILRDSNGSVMLHSRRQYSGIGSNREAEFWVILWAVEGMRSTNQQNITFEADFEQAREVLLNPDRFPSLGCLSSTILALLSDLESWRFAHVNTSRNFPATRIAASVTRDNRTQSYVARGGPFWLSQTLNEEKRIG; encoded by the coding sequence ATGTGGCACCTTTGGAAAGCTAGAAACGCTCTGGTGTTTGAAAAAACCAAGTATGATCCAGCTTCTATAGCTTCTCGTGCTAAGGAAGATGCAGAGGTCTGGTTCTCTGTCAATCATTCGACTCATATCTCCACTATGGACACAAGAGAGTTGACACATTCTGCCTCTTGGAAACGTCCGGAACAGGGGACCGTGAAATGCAACATAGGAGCATCTTGGTCAGAAGGTTCATCATCTAGTGGAGCTGCATGGATCCTTAGAGACAGTAATGGCTCAGTGATGCTACATAGTCGTAGACAATATTCTGGCATTGGGTCTAATAGAGAAGCGGAATTCTGGGTTATACTATGGGCAGTAGAGGGTATGAGAAGCACTAACCAACAGAACATTACTTTTGAGGCGGATTTCGAACAAGCGAGAGAGGTACTCCTCAATCCTGATAGATTTCCGTCACTAGGATGCCTCTCCTCTACAATTCTAGCCCTGTTGAGTGACTTGGAATCGTGGCGTTTTGCACACGTAAACACTTCAAGGAACTTCCCTGCAACTAGGATCGCTGCTAGTGTGACGAGAGATAATCGAACACAGTCCTACGTTGCTAGAGGAGGTCCTTTCTGGCTCTCCCAAACGCTCAACGAAGAGAAGCGAATTGGTTAA